GATACAGAATAATTAGATGTCTTTTTTAGTACAATAATTAGATTGGATTGGATGTAAATCTAAAACGGTGCATATATGATTTAATTTGTTCTTGACATAAAAAATTACATATTTAGTCAAGCTTCACCATTTTATCAAAATAAGAGTAAATAATATAAGGTTTTTGTTTTGTGAATGGTCAATAATATaagtttcttttttcatttatttgtaTATCATATTTAACATTTAATGTTTTTCCTTAAATATGTGATTCTACCAAACTTGGCTAGCAAGCCATGGacttagaaaaataaataaataaataaagaccgaaaaaaatagaaaaagaccTAAAGAATATTCGTTTTATCTTGCGTTGTTGTTATAAACTGTGCTTCGACGGTAACTCACAGTCACAGTTGTAATATTGTATTGTTgtagaacaacaacaacaacaacaacaagaggGTTTTTCAGTTTCTCGTTGAAAtcgaaacaacaacaacaaaaccatgGGCCGAAAATTCTTCGTTGGTGGCAACTGGAAATGCGTatgttcttcttcatctcttctTTCTATGTCTGAATTTGTTTGGATCTCGATCAATGATTCGATTGATTGTCTCTGACCTCTGAAACTATCAGATCTGAGTGGTTAATTTCTGTTTGGATTCATTTGATGTGCGATCCCCTTTTTCTGATCTAACAAGTGTGAATCCTTAAACCTTCTTGCTCAAAGCAATTATTCGGTTGAATTTATTGTAATTGGTTTGGTagatctgtttttttttccatggATCTGTACTTGTTGTTCGCGTTATGGAAGTAATTAGATTTACTCTGCGTTTTGGATATCTGTTCAAGTGATGCATGTAAGTAACTGATGATTTGAATTGTCTTTTTTGCAGAATGGTACCACTGAACAGGTGAAGAAGATTGTTGGTACTTTGAACGAGGCTAAAGTCCCTGGAGAAGATATTGTGGGTGAGTCTTAACAAGCTTTCTGATGggtttaatttatctttttcatGCTCTGATTAGCTCACTCTTGGTAATAGTAGCCTATCAAATGGGTTTAATATTGAGGTTCCTCTAGAACTACTCAGTAGCTGCTTCTGAGGTTGCTAACAATTTGATAGTATAAGTTATAAAGTTATGCCCAAATAGATAATTTTTAGAAGAAATGCAAATGCAAAATACCAATTACATATAATACACGAGCATCGGACACCATCCTATACCGCCAAAGTATTTAAGTCcattagaaatttcaaaactgaagaGGTAGCCCTTCTAAGTTTTGAGCTGTTAACACTTAAATTAGGAAAATGCATTATGTCCCGAACTGAAGCCAATGAATCCACATGGCCATGtattccaaattttttccttCTCACTCCTATGACTACGTGTAGGTTCCCTTTTGTGCGATTGGCCATAAACTTTATTTGCGAGTTTTGTTGAAAATTTATTCGGGACAAATAGCAATGTTCCTTAAATTATTTGCCAGACAGAATGACGTTTCAGATTCTGGTGTACTATACCATATGTATTGTGCATCTGCATTTATTCTAAAAATATTTGCATATCTATTCGGGTTTTAACGTAATATCAAGTTGTTAGCAATCTCTGTATCTatgaattattattgtatttccATTATTTTATTTAGTGCATTTCATCCAAGTTTTATTGtcttgttgatgatgatgttgacaTATGCTAATAAACGGTTCCTTTTTTACAGAGGTTGTTGTGAGCCCTCCTTTTGTGTTCCTATCATTTGTAAAAGCTTTACTCCGATCTGACTTCCATGTTGCTGCTCAAAACTGTTGGGTTCACAAAGGTGGTGCTTATACCGGGGAGGTTAGGTATGCTATATTTATGTTCTCCAAGTGATTTCATTTTGGTGCTTTCCATTTTGTTTGTATTGCTCATGACTTCCAGTAGTATGTTTAGAAAACTAGGCTTTTCCCATTTTCTCCAATTAGGATGCTAAAATCAATGGAGAATCACACTTTTCTTTGAAAAATGTGAAAGGGGGGCTCAATAGCTCTGCCAGATGAGATGTTCTTTTACTCTTTTTTCGCAACTACAAACACACTCGCCagggttttaatttttatttcttttctgtGTTTTATTAATAGTGAAGTGCATCTTACCCTTCATTTAATCCCTATGAATTATGTCTTTTGCATTAACAGTGCTGAAATGCTTGTGAATTTGGACATTCCATGGGTTATTCTCGGTCACTCTGAACGAAGAGCGCTCTTAAAAGAATCAAGTGAGGTACAAATTGTCCAATTGCCTTtggtttatattttaaaaatttcctCTGTTGATTGTATGATGATTCTACTTTGTGTAGTTACTTGTATACTTGTATTagcaatattttaaattttccgaTTGATATTTGCCCATTTTCCCTGCATTGTCTATTACAGTTTGTGGCTGATAAAGTAGCATATGCACTTTCACAAAATCTGAAAGTTATTGCTTGCATTGGGGAGACTCTTGAACAGCGTGAAGCTGG
This portion of the Lotus japonicus ecotype B-129 chromosome 3, LjGifu_v1.2 genome encodes:
- the LOC130743402 gene encoding triosephosphate isomerase, cytosolic-like, producing the protein MGRKFFVGGNWKCNGTTEQVKKIVGTLNEAKVPGEDIVEVVVSPPFVFLSFVKALLRSDFHVAAQNCWVHKGGAYTGEVSAEMLVNLDIPWVILGHSERRALLKESSEFVADKVAYALSQNLKVIACIGETLEQREAGTTLAVVSEQTKAIAAKISNWDNVVLAYEPVWAIGTGKVATPAQAQEVHADLRKWIHDNVSAEVASTVRIIYGGSVNGANSKELAGQADVDGFLVGGASLKPEFIDIINAATVKN